One Leishmania major strain Friedlin complete genome, chromosome 29 DNA segment encodes these proteins:
- a CDS encoding conserved hypothetical protein (previous protein_id=AAZ09468.1), producing MSRLKHVEWDEKNLEANAEYQRQHPVTIHITEPKTPYSYADGDDLEAEEEGLLKWDPAVNAKVKEIKEQIAGDFSDRPVAPIAKSGRPMLAEGTSTGELAQQQHQKEFRKMRKAVYADEGAMFKRALSHECKDEDDE from the coding sequence ATGTCTCGCTTGAAGCACGTGGAGTGGGATGAGAAGAACCTGGAGGCGAACGCCGAGTACCAGCGACAGCACCCCGTGACGATACACATCACGGAGCCGAAGACGCCGTACTCGTACGCCGATGGTGACGACTTGGAggccgaggaagaggggTTGCTCAAATGGGACCCCGCTGTGAACGCCAAGGTGAAAGAGATCAAGGAGCAGATAGCCGGGGACTTCTCTGATCGACCAGTAGCCCCAATCGCGAAGTCTGGGCGGCCGATGCTGGCGGAGGGCACCTCGACCGGCGAGCtagctcagcagcagcatcaaaAAGAATTCCGCAAGATGCGCAAGGCCGTATATGCGGACGAGGGTGCCATGTTCAAGAGGGCTCTGTCTCACGAATGCAaggacgaggatgacgagtAG